In Strigops habroptila isolate Jane unplaced genomic scaffold, bStrHab1.2.pri NW_022045637.1_ctg1, whole genome shotgun sequence, the genomic stretch CAGGCAGGAGTTACCTCTTCAAGCCACAGCCGCTGCTGCCTTGCGAATCCTCGGCACCTTTCCTGGCGCAAACCTGGTGATGGAGAGATAGAGACTCAGAACATGGGGATTTCCTCATGGAACTCAGggctcagggcagggagcaggggcaTTGCTGCATGGCTGAAGCAGTGGGTGCTGTAGCAGAGCAAGGCCAGGAGAGGAGCCAGGGAGGGGACACTCGGGGCAAGGGATTGTGGGATAAAGCCCGGGAAGGGCTGATGGCAGAGGCTGTGATGAGAGGGAGCCACAGCCCCTGTGCACTCCAGCCCCAGGGCTTGGCTGGCAGCGCTCTGCCAAGCAAGTCCTTGGCTCACcttgaagcagcacagcaccaggaCAATAACACACAAGATGAGGAAGGACAGTGAGAGTGCCAGCAGGAGCCTGTGGCCAGAGGCGTGCTTGGCCATTTCctgggggaaaaggagagaacatcaggatggaggggaggggaggggagggggagagggagatgAAAGGGAGGCCCCTTCCATTCCCCGCTGCCCAGACACACACAGGCAGCATTGCCCCGGCTCTCTCCTACCGTCTCTGCCAACTCGCTGCCCATCTCTCTGGCCTGGACCTGGGCACGGGGAGGCGAGGTGCCGGCGTCCTCCTCCCGCACACACTGCTCCAGGAGGTCAGAGGGCTCTGGGTCACGCTGCCTCTCGCTGAGCAGCTTCAGGAGCAGCCCCATCCTCGAGACCATCTTGGCGCAggctggctggagctggggcaggcCGCAGTCCCCGCGCAGGGCTCGAGCCACGTGTGCCATGAACCTGCGCAGGGCTCGGTCTGGCACCAGCAAGTGCAGGTGGCGGCTGAGCAGGGCGTCGAAGGTGGCTCCTCGCGTGGCCGCACCGCCCGGGGCGCTGGAGCTGCCCGGTGCCGTCGGGACAGGGGGTTCCTGGTCCTGGTGCTGCCCATGTGTTGTGGTGCCTGCAGGGGCAGTGAGTGGGTGCCCGCCCCCAGAGGAACGCTCCGCTGCAGCTGTGTCCTCTGGTgcgctgctggcagcaggggggCTGTTGTTAGACAGCAGAGTAAAGAAGAAACGCTGGATTGTGCTCAttctctcctctgctgcaccctctgctgctgtggggtcTTCCTCTGCGTCCTCACTGCCCACTGTCCCATCAatgtcctgctgctcctgctcctcgtTGGTCTCAGCAGAGCCCTGAGTTGGAGCTGGTGCTTCCTCCTGGTCTTCTGCACCCTCCTCGTCCTCCATTCTGTCAGCCACGTTGGTCTGTTCGACGGCAGCGGAGTCATCTTGGCTCTCGCCCGACCGGGCCAGATGCGGGCCCTCTGCTGGGTACTGTGCAGGGGGCTGTGCCGCAGGAGCGGTGGGTGCTCTCTGGTGGCTGGACACGGGCAGGATGTCGCTGATGTTCAGCCTCCGGGCCGCTTCCAAAAGGGTGGATTCTGCCCGGGTCAAGTCCAAGAGAGGCTCACGCTGTTCCCAGCCTGtgcctcttcctccctctcctgctggcacctcctgcccctcatCCCTCTGCAGTGGccgggctgtgctggggctttTCACAGTCAGGGTGCTCATGGCCTTGTGCAGCTTGTTCTTCAGCTGTGCCACAAGCCCCTCTGCCAGAAAATAGAACCTCCTGGTGTCaatggagctgctccagcccctgtgcTGAAGGttctgcagcatcagcatcagCTCCTTGGCAGTGTTGCCCTCCTGCCTCGAGAGCTGCTGAGGGGAAGGTGCCGACGCATCAGGGCTGGTCAGGCTCAGGACAACCGCGAGCGTGATGGTTCTCTGCTCCCTGAGCAAAGGTTCCTTGGGCTGGACCTTCAAcacggagctgctgctccccttcCTGAGTGCCACCGGTCCCGTTAGGTGTCCTGGTGTCTCTGCCAGAGGAGCTGTAACACACCAAGAGCACATCAGAGACAAGAAGCTTTCTGCCAGACCCAGGCTCAGAGGGTTCGCTGTAGCTGGGGGACacgggcagggctgtggggcagttACCGCAGCGGGGAGCGCTGGTGCTGCACACGCTCGCGCAGTTGAAGCTGAGGGTCCTGCACGGGGTCTCGgtgctgtgcttgtgctggcagaggcagcaggctgTGTCGTTGGACAGCTTGCTAAAGAACAGAGGTTGTGGACAAACACTCAGCATCTCGACCCAGGGCAGCGAGTCCAACCCACGCAGACCCCTTGTCCACGCAGTTGGGATCCGCTGGAGGTGGGAGCCGGCCCCTGCACACTCACAGTGTTTCCAAGCGGGAtgttctcagcagcagcatgagcagtGTCTGCCGAGTCACTCGTGTGGCACTCAGGTCCCTGCAAGGGTTTGAATAAACACATTACATTTGAGGTGGCGgcaccagcctctgctctggGAACAAGCCCAGTCCCTGCTGCTTGCGGAGCTGTTAACAAGGAGTCCGTACTTACAGATGGGTGACTGAAGGCAGCTTGAAGAACCATGTGTCCTCGATAATGGACAGTGGGTTACGGCTCAGGATCCTGAAATGAACCAACACCCCATGTGAGCGGGGGGTGCAGGACGGGAGCACTGGGCAGGGGCTCAGTGCTACGTGTGTGAGGAAGGGCCTGGGATGAAGGCTCAAGGCCGGGGCAGATGCTGATGGGCTGTTTCACAACACACATCAGGTCCTGACTATCTCCAGCTCAGAGAGCAAAAGCCCAgaagtgctgcttctggaaaacacaacagctctttctttcctcctcagctCACACCTTCTCGTGGCTTCCCTCCACCAGCACTTTGATGCTATCTTGGACTCTTACTTTCCCTATTTTCTAACATTCCGACTGTCCATGAGCTTTGTCTCTGTTCCTGCACCCAGCCAGGCAAAGCTGTGGCCTGCTGGAATTGtccttcagcatttcttctgccGCCTATTTGGGGTAAGAGCTGAGCAGAACTCAGTGACAAGTGCCACTACTCTGAGCTACCCTTACCCCTTGGAACACTCACAGTGTCTGGAGGAATTGCATCCCATGCCATGCCCGGAAGGTGTCGTTCCGGATATCGGTGATGAGATTTCCCTCCAGGTTTCTGGGGAAGAAGGAGACCACAGAAATGACTCGGGTCTGACCCACAGGAAGCggaagcaaagcagcactgattGGTAGGAAACAGCCACATCCAAGGGGGAACTGGGAGGAAACTGCCACTTTCTCTCTTGGTGTTTGTTAACCTGTCCAGGAGAGGAGATGAAGTGCACGTGTGCTGCATCTCTTTCTGCTCCAGGACACAGCAAGCCTCAAGACATGGCTTCTATTCTGGCTGTGTTTGCACAAGCACACCATGGCCCCCATCCTGGTGTGGCCACCCAGCCTTGCCCTGAGCTCCTGAGCTCGGCTGCTCTTTGAGCAGGAGAAATTGGAGTCCTTGTTCTAAAAATAATGGGAGCATTTTCCAGCACCAGAAGGTTCTAAATGCAAACAGACTTCACCAAAGACAGCAGGAAGAAACTTCCATAACTCACATTGTCTCCAAGAAAGGAAGGTTCTCAAAAGCACGCGCCTCGATCGACTGGATTATGTTGTAAGATAAATCCCTGTTAACAGGAGAACACAAAACGTTGGTGACATTTGCACTGTGCTGTTTCCTTTCATGCGCTTTGACACTCGCAGCACAGATGTTCCACAGCTCTGATTTCAGGTGGGGTTTCTCTCTGACACTGGCTTGCAGTGGTGTGTAACGGGGGCTCACACTCCTGACCGAGGTGGCTGCAGCTCAGAGAGGTTTTTCCCAGCTCTGATCCCACCAGACGTATTTGAGAGCTGATTTTCCTCTCTGGTAACAGAGCAGGTTCTTTATGCAGGCCCCAAGGGCACCTCGTGTGTGAGGCCTCAGGGACAGGCTGTAACCAGGTGTGACCAACATGGGACTATTTCTCTCGGCTCCTCCCTCCTACACCACACTCAGCAGCAAGTGGTGCTAAAGGGACCCTATTAAAGACACAAACCCAAGAAGGTGGATGTCTGGAAAGGGGACGATGAAGGCGTGACCTAAACGTCACCttcctgcacagctctgctccgAGATGTGTGCAGGAGTCCCCTGGCCTGGCTCTAGAAACCAAAAGGTTCCTTGTCCCAGCCTGAATTCGCTGCCTGGGCCAGGACAGG encodes the following:
- the LOC115603532 gene encoding leucine-rich repeat-containing protein 37A3-like encodes the protein MAPGLGRPLEPCPGPCRCRGRRLDCSRAALASVPPATHRRPFSVLDFTGNALTLISPQAWKGYPWAEKLVLQDNSLQAVKRRSLEGLLLLRHLDLSYNIIQSIEARAFENLPFLETINLEGNLITDIRNDTFRAWHGMQFLQTLILSRNPLSIIEDTWFFKLPSVTHLDLSATRVTRQTLLMLLLRTSRLETLKLSNDTACCLCQHKHSTETPCRTLSFNCASVCSTSAPRCAPLAETPGHLTGPVALRKGSSSSVLKVQPKEPLLREQRTITLAVVLSLTSPDASAPSPQQLSRQEGNTAKELMLMLQNLQHRGWSSSIDTRRFYFLAEGLVAQLKNKLHKAMSTLTVKSPSTARPLQRDEGQEVPAGEGGRGTGWEQREPLLDLTRAESTLLEAARRLNISDILPVSSHQRAPTAPAAQPPAQYPAEGPHLARSGESQDDSAAVEQTNVADRMEDEEGAEDQEEAPAPTQGSAETNEEQEQQDIDGTVGSEDAEEDPTAAEGAAEERMSTIQRFFFTLLSNNSPPAASSAPEDTAAAERSSGGGHPLTAPAGTTTHGQHQDQEPPVPTAPGSSSAPGGAATRGATFDALLSRHLHLLVPDRALRRFMAHVARALRGDCGLPQLQPACAKMVSRMGLLLKLLSERQRDPEPSDLLEQCVREEDAGTSPPRAQVQAREMGSELAETEMAKHASGHRLLLALSLSFLILCVIVLVLCCFKVCARKGAEDSQGSSGCGLKR